In Salinigranum marinum, one DNA window encodes the following:
- a CDS encoding DNA-binding protein: MSGSPDDDRLEELREKKMQELREQQQGQGQGQGAVDEEAQQAAQEQAEAQKQALLKQHLTDGARQRLNAVQMSKPDFADQVERQLVALAQSGRLQQRIDEEQMKSLLKEMQPDSKSFNIRRR; this comes from the coding sequence ATGAGCGGCAGCCCAGACGACGACCGGCTCGAAGAACTCCGCGAGAAGAAGATGCAGGAACTCCGCGAGCAACAGCAAGGACAGGGGCAGGGACAAGGAGCCGTCGACGAGGAGGCACAACAGGCCGCCCAGGAGCAGGCCGAGGCCCAGAAACAGGCGCTTCTCAAGCAGCACCTCACCGACGGGGCGCGACAGCGGCTCAACGCGGTCCAGATGTCCAAGCCCGACTTCGCCGACCAGGTCGAGCGCCAGCTCGTCGCGCTCGCCCAGAGCGGGCGACTCCAACAGCGCATCGACGAGGAGCAGATGAAGAGCCTGCTGAAGGAGATGCAGCCCGACTCGAAGAGCTTCAACATCCGACGCCGGTGA
- the thiL gene encoding thiamine-phosphate kinase, producing MDERTALRVLADTLPAAGDDAAVVDDLVVTTDMLHETTDFPPGTTRYTAGWRAVGASLSDVAAMGVPALAAVAAYAAPRFDETELAAFLDGARDVSDRVDAAYVGGDLDHHEEFTVATTAIGRAGDAEPVRRSGASPGEVVCVTGSLGRSAAGLRAFERGDTDRGNDLFRFSPRIHEGERLAADATAMMDSSDGLARSLHQLAEASDCGFAVDSAQVPVHDALRSYAEADEVWDLAAQFGEDFELVCTLPSGAVDGASVALNAVGTPLSVVGRVVDADEGITVDGDSLSDRGYTHGQE from the coding sequence ATGGACGAGCGGACCGCCCTGCGGGTGCTCGCCGACACGCTCCCGGCCGCCGGGGACGACGCGGCCGTCGTCGACGACCTGGTGGTGACCACGGACATGCTCCACGAGACGACGGACTTCCCGCCCGGGACGACGCGGTACACTGCCGGGTGGCGGGCCGTCGGCGCCTCGCTGTCCGACGTGGCGGCGATGGGCGTTCCCGCCCTCGCCGCGGTCGCCGCCTACGCCGCCCCGCGGTTCGACGAGACCGAACTGGCCGCGTTCCTCGACGGCGCCCGCGACGTCTCCGACCGCGTCGACGCCGCGTACGTCGGGGGCGACCTGGACCACCACGAGGAGTTCACCGTCGCGACGACCGCGATCGGTCGCGCCGGCGACGCCGAGCCGGTCCGTCGGTCGGGGGCGTCCCCCGGCGAGGTCGTCTGCGTCACCGGGAGTCTGGGCCGCAGCGCCGCGGGCCTCCGCGCATTCGAGCGCGGCGACACCGACCGCGGCAACGACCTGTTTCGGTTTTCGCCCCGGATCCACGAGGGCGAACGGCTCGCCGCGGACGCGACCGCGATGATGGATTCCAGTGACGGCCTCGCCCGGTCGCTCCACCAGCTGGCCGAGGCGTCGGACTGCGGCTTCGCCGTCGACTCGGCGCAGGTGCCCGTCCACGACGCCCTCCGGTCGTACGCCGAGGCCGACGAGGTGTGGGACCTGGCGGCGCAGTTCGGCGAGGACTTCGAACTCGTCTGTACGCTCCCGTCGGGGGCCGTCGACGGGGCGAGCGTCGCGCTCAACGCGGTCGGCACCCCCTTGTCGGTCGTAGGGCGAGTCGTCGACGCCGACGAGGGGATCACGGTCGACGGCGACTCACTCTCGGACCGCGGCTACACCCACGGCCAGGAGTAG
- a CDS encoding DUF7123 family protein, which yields MSATISPSTDNGSKEERLKQYLVEKAQDGEMYFKSKFIADDVGLSPKEIGALMVKLRDSAAELEIEKWSYTSATTWRIERKDAVPA from the coding sequence ATGAGCGCAACCATCTCCCCCTCCACCGACAACGGCTCGAAAGAAGAACGCCTGAAGCAGTATCTCGTCGAGAAGGCGCAGGACGGCGAGATGTACTTCAAGAGCAAGTTCATCGCCGACGACGTCGGCCTCTCCCCCAAAGAGATCGGTGCCCTGATGGTCAAACTCCGCGACTCGGCGGCCGAGCTCGAGATTGAGAAGTGGTCGTACACGTCCGCGACCACGTGGCGCATCGAGCGGAAGGACGCCGTGCCTGCCTGA
- a CDS encoding DUF2182 domain-containing protein: MHTRDGLRERIDLSRIPFVALATYVVALLAWVALAERWLPMPGSGTAAGTRMADPGAPEAMALANGPSGVGLYLLMWGVMMLAMMYPATVPLFRLYNGTLRGTTKPERITRLGAFMGTYTVVWALTGVVPLAVNRVVPVATLAAESGTVLLGASLLVLSAYQLSSYKHRCLDYCRSPLGFLTDHYRPGVRGAIRLSGRFSVFCLGCCWALMGLMVVVGSMNLLWMAGITIVVSLERMVSWGDRLATATGLVSGVVGLGLVVAGQLPLVG; the protein is encoded by the coding sequence ATGCACACGAGAGACGGGTTACGAGAACGCATCGATCTCAGCCGAATCCCGTTCGTCGCGCTTGCCACGTACGTGGTCGCGCTGTTGGCGTGGGTCGCGCTCGCCGAGCGATGGCTTCCGATGCCGGGATCGGGAACGGCTGCGGGAACGCGGATGGCCGATCCGGGTGCGCCCGAGGCGATGGCGCTGGCGAACGGGCCGTCCGGTGTCGGACTGTACCTGCTCATGTGGGGTGTGATGATGCTCGCGATGATGTATCCCGCGACGGTGCCGCTGTTTCGGCTGTACAACGGGACGCTCCGGGGAACGACCAAGCCCGAGCGGATAACGCGCCTCGGCGCGTTCATGGGGACGTACACGGTCGTGTGGGCACTCACGGGAGTCGTACCGCTCGCGGTGAACCGTGTCGTTCCGGTCGCCACCCTCGCCGCCGAGAGCGGCACGGTTCTTCTGGGCGCATCCCTGCTGGTGTTGTCCGCGTATCAGCTCTCCTCGTACAAGCACCGCTGTCTCGACTACTGCCGGTCGCCGCTCGGCTTCCTCACGGACCACTATCGCCCCGGGGTCCGCGGTGCGATACGGTTGAGCGGACGGTTCAGCGTGTTCTGTCTCGGGTGTTGCTGGGCGCTGATGGGGCTCATGGTCGTCGTCGGCTCGATGAACCTGCTGTGGATGGCCGGCATCACGATCGTCGTGTCGCTCGAACGGATGGTGTCGTGGGGCGACCGGCTGGCGACAGCCACCGGGCTCGTCTCCGGCGTCGTCGGACTCGGGCTCGTCGTGGCGGGTCAGCTCCCGCTCGTCGGCTGA
- a CDS encoding DMT family transporter produces MVPLSPGVGFSLAAAVVWGTYIFVLKRFFSRYPGTVLTVVINAVAVAWYLPVAVTRVRAAGLPDATAVGASQLAVVVGTVVTSAVAFLVFLRALDAGEVSYVAPISKIVPVFVLPIEVLLLHQRLTPLQVVGVVVATLAVYVANYRTGSLLDPLRKAATARPAQLALLSAVCYAISDVGKRLALQELGIQPELWVPTLLLGVLVVVLPLAAREWVSVRADLPKFVAAGGGVALGEHVTALAFQQVPASIASPIINTQAIVAVVLGGVVLRERAFATRLVAAGLAVCGVGLIAL; encoded by the coding sequence ATGGTCCCCCTCTCGCCCGGTGTCGGCTTCTCACTCGCGGCCGCGGTCGTCTGGGGGACGTACATCTTCGTCCTGAAGCGCTTCTTCTCGCGATATCCGGGGACGGTGTTGACCGTCGTCATCAACGCCGTCGCCGTCGCGTGGTACCTCCCGGTCGCGGTGACACGTGTGCGAGCGGCAGGCCTGCCCGACGCCACCGCCGTCGGCGCGAGCCAACTCGCCGTCGTCGTCGGCACGGTCGTGACGAGCGCGGTCGCCTTCCTCGTGTTCCTCCGGGCGCTGGACGCCGGCGAAGTGTCGTACGTCGCCCCGATCAGCAAGATCGTCCCCGTCTTCGTCCTCCCTATCGAGGTGCTGCTGTTGCACCAGCGGCTGACCCCGCTCCAGGTCGTGGGCGTCGTCGTCGCCACGCTCGCGGTGTACGTCGCGAACTACCGCACGGGGAGCCTGCTCGATCCCCTCCGGAAGGCCGCGACCGCCCGCCCCGCGCAGTTGGCGCTGTTGAGCGCCGTGTGTTACGCCATTAGCGACGTGGGCAAGCGCCTCGCACTGCAGGAACTGGGGATCCAGCCCGAACTGTGGGTCCCGACGCTCCTCCTCGGCGTGCTCGTCGTCGTGCTCCCGCTCGCCGCCCGTGAGTGGGTGTCGGTGCGCGCGGATCTGCCGAAGTTCGTCGCCGCCGGCGGCGGGGTGGCGCTCGGCGAACACGTCACCGCGCTCGCGTTCCAACAGGTTCCCGCGAGCATCGCCTCGCCGATCATCAACACCCAGGCGATCGTCGCGGTCGTCCTGGGAGGGGTGGTCCTCCGCGAGCGCGCCTTCGCCACCAGGCTCGTCGCCGCCGGACTGGCCGTCTGCGGGGTCGGCCTCATCGCGCTCTGA
- a CDS encoding 30S ribosomal protein S19e, which produces MVTLYDVPADDLIEAVAAELEDRIEQPDWASFTKTGSDRELPPQQDDFWYVRAASLLRKLAIDGPRGIDRLATEYGGKKRGSNRYRVAKASQSDGSKKIIRVILQQLEDEGMVTTVRGEGRRITPEGQSFLDSVAGDVLESLDRPDLERYA; this is translated from the coding sequence ATGGTAACCCTCTATGACGTCCCGGCGGACGACCTCATCGAGGCGGTCGCCGCGGAACTCGAAGACCGGATCGAACAACCGGACTGGGCGAGTTTCACGAAGACCGGCTCCGACCGGGAACTCCCGCCACAGCAGGACGACTTCTGGTACGTCCGCGCCGCGTCACTGCTCCGCAAGCTCGCGATCGACGGCCCGCGCGGCATCGACCGCCTCGCGACCGAGTACGGCGGCAAGAAGCGCGGGTCGAACCGCTACCGCGTCGCGAAGGCCAGCCAGTCGGACGGCTCGAAGAAGATCATCCGCGTCATCCTCCAGCAGCTCGAAGACGAGGGGATGGTGACGACGGTTAGAGGCGAGGGCCGCCGCATCACCCCCGAGGGCCAGAGCTTCCTCGACTCCGTCGCCGGCGACGTGCTCGAGTCGCTGGATCGTCCCGATCTGGAACGGTACGCCTGA
- a CDS encoding lysylphosphatidylglycerol synthase transmembrane domain-containing protein, producing the protein MARENLRATLIGFAATLAVFAVLLYTAGIDDLVTQLTTADPRYTGLVFLATLAWLAAWGGALRTVLGVLGVELSRIRSFLVFCGAMFSNNITPFGQAGGEPVTALLINRATDTEYETGLAAIASVDTLNFVPSITIALIGAGYYATEVTLGRRLEFALGAVGVLALLVPSLVYVGWTRRYELEHRVIDALIPAIRAVARVVPRVSVPTADGLESRITGFFRAIERVAANPRGLAFALALSSLGWGLQMAALWFAFAAIGEPIAFSIALFVVPIGAIAGVTPLPGGAGGIEWTLAILIAAASPAVGFKIATAGVVLFRGFVYWTPVVLGGAVVGTTGAGSRV; encoded by the coding sequence ATGGCCCGCGAGAACCTTCGCGCGACTCTCATCGGGTTCGCGGCGACCCTCGCGGTGTTCGCCGTGTTGCTCTACACCGCGGGCATCGACGACCTCGTCACGCAGCTCACGACGGCCGATCCCCGGTACACGGGGCTCGTCTTCCTCGCGACGCTCGCGTGGCTGGCCGCGTGGGGCGGGGCGTTGCGGACCGTCCTCGGCGTCCTTGGCGTCGAACTCTCCCGGATCCGCTCGTTCTTGGTGTTCTGCGGCGCGATGTTCTCGAACAACATCACGCCGTTCGGGCAGGCCGGCGGCGAACCCGTCACGGCCCTCCTGATCAACCGCGCGACCGACACCGAGTACGAGACCGGCCTGGCCGCCATCGCGAGCGTCGACACGCTCAACTTCGTCCCCTCGATCACGATCGCGCTCATCGGCGCGGGCTACTACGCCACCGAGGTGACGCTCGGTCGGCGCTTGGAGTTCGCGCTCGGCGCGGTCGGCGTGCTCGCGCTTCTCGTCCCGTCGCTCGTGTACGTCGGCTGGACCCGTCGGTACGAACTCGAACACCGGGTCATCGACGCGCTCATCCCGGCGATCCGTGCGGTCGCCCGAGTCGTCCCGCGCGTGTCGGTCCCGACGGCTGACGGGCTCGAAAGCCGGATCACCGGCTTCTTTCGCGCCATCGAGCGGGTCGCGGCGAACCCCCGCGGGCTGGCGTTCGCGCTCGCGCTCTCCTCGCTCGGCTGGGGCCTCCAGATGGCCGCGCTCTGGTTCGCCTTCGCCGCGATCGGCGAACCAATCGCCTTCTCGATCGCGCTGTTCGTGGTCCCGATCGGTGCCATCGCGGGCGTCACCCCACTGCCGGGCGGGGCCGGCGGCATCGAGTGGACGCTCGCCATCCTCATCGCCGCCGCCTCGCCCGCCGTCGGGTTCAAGATCGCGACCGCCGGCGTGGTCCTCTTTCGGGGCTTCGTCTACTGGACGCCGGTCGTCCTCGGCGGCGCCGTCGTCGGCACGACCGGGGCCGGGAGCCGCGTCTAA
- the pyrH gene encoding UMP kinase has translation MRVVVSIGGSVLAPQLDARRVERHAAVVESLAAEGCELGIVVGGGGVARDYIGAARDLGANEVQLDQLGIDVTRINARLLIAALGPRVDPKPAHTYEDAGDSIRRGDVSVMGGVSPGQTTDAVAAALAEYVNADLLIYATSVDGVYSTDPNVESTAEKYDALSASELVDVIGDIEMNAGASAPVDLLAAKLIERSKMRTIVLDGTDPERIEAAALRGDHSGTDIIPEGTDEAPTYWAQG, from the coding sequence ATGAGAGTCGTGGTTTCTATCGGCGGGAGTGTGCTCGCGCCACAGCTCGACGCCAGACGCGTCGAGCGTCACGCCGCCGTCGTCGAGTCCCTCGCGGCCGAAGGATGCGAACTCGGGATCGTCGTCGGCGGCGGGGGCGTCGCCCGCGACTACATCGGAGCCGCGCGTGACCTCGGGGCCAACGAAGTCCAGCTCGACCAGCTCGGGATCGACGTGACGCGGATCAACGCGCGCCTGCTCATCGCGGCGCTCGGACCGCGCGTCGACCCGAAGCCGGCCCACACGTACGAGGACGCCGGTGACTCCATCAGGAGGGGAGACGTATCGGTGATGGGCGGCGTCTCGCCGGGGCAGACGACCGACGCCGTCGCCGCGGCGCTCGCGGAGTACGTCAACGCCGACCTCCTGATCTACGCGACGAGCGTCGACGGCGTTTACAGCACCGACCCGAACGTGGAGTCGACCGCCGAGAAGTACGACGCGCTGTCGGCGTCCGAACTCGTGGACGTCATCGGCGACATCGAGATGAACGCGGGCGCGTCCGCCCCCGTCGATCTCCTGGCCGCGAAGCTCATCGAGCGGTCGAAGATGCGGACGATCGTCCTCGACGGCACCGACCCCGAGCGGATCGAGGCGGCCGCCCTCCGCGGGGACCACTCCGGGACGGACATCATTCCCGAGGGGACCGACGAAGCGCCGACGTACTGGGCGCAGGGATGA
- the lysS gene encoding lysine--tRNA ligase, translating to MTDEQSPAADAGASDIGSSADDDDGDDAEYRAFWADEIADAIEARSPTDPVVIKGGVSPSGIPHLGHFNEIMRGYYVAEVLRERGHEVRQVFTSDDRDALRKVPRTLADADWNLVGLGEVDAGALGRNLGVPYTSIPDPFDDCDHDSYGDHFSALLEESADRIGVPVEMLSNTAMYEAGEFDDVVGHVLAEADVAREVLSEYQDGVDGSYVPFMAQCAECGKLTTDIRRVDLDAGTVDYVCSGLEAGGQQIDGCGHEGTASFREGKLPWRFEWPAQWQVLGVDFEPFGKDHAEGSWPSGEDIAETVLGIDPPVPMTYEWFTLNGEPLSSSSGNVVTVDEVLELLEPEVLRYFFVRNPKKAKDFDVSRLDQLVDEFDRFERVYFGEVEDETVAALADRAYPFVVDEVREERVRIPYTFAAVLGMTDDRGLRERMARNEGHITDDTPEWAVEEALARVEQARAWAERMDNEYNYRLQAALPEVDFDRSTVRALDALADFVEAGHTGEEIQGQMYELPEECGIETGEFFGAGYRLFFDADSGPRLGEFLGELDREFVVRRLRREE from the coding sequence ATGACGGACGAGCAGTCGCCGGCGGCTGACGCGGGGGCGAGCGACATCGGTTCGAGTGCCGACGATGACGACGGCGACGACGCCGAGTACCGCGCCTTCTGGGCCGACGAGATCGCCGACGCGATCGAGGCACGATCCCCCACTGACCCCGTCGTGATCAAGGGCGGCGTCTCGCCGTCGGGGATCCCCCACCTGGGGCACTTCAACGAGATCATGCGCGGCTACTACGTCGCCGAAGTGCTCCGCGAGCGGGGCCACGAGGTCCGGCAGGTGTTCACCTCCGACGACCGCGACGCCCTCCGCAAGGTTCCGAGAACGCTCGCCGACGCCGACTGGAACCTGGTCGGCCTGGGAGAGGTCGACGCGGGCGCGCTCGGGCGAAACCTCGGCGTGCCCTACACGTCGATCCCCGACCCGTTCGACGACTGCGACCACGACTCCTACGGCGACCACTTCAGTGCCCTCTTGGAGGAGAGCGCCGACCGGATCGGCGTGCCGGTCGAGATGCTGTCGAACACCGCGATGTACGAGGCGGGCGAGTTCGACGACGTCGTCGGCCACGTCCTCGCCGAGGCCGATGTCGCCCGCGAGGTGCTGAGCGAGTATCAGGACGGTGTCGACGGCTCGTACGTCCCGTTCATGGCGCAGTGTGCCGAGTGCGGGAAGCTGACGACAGATATTCGACGGGTGGATCTCGACGCGGGAACGGTCGACTACGTCTGTTCCGGACTCGAAGCCGGCGGCCAGCAGATCGACGGCTGTGGCCACGAGGGGACCGCCTCGTTCAGGGAGGGAAAACTCCCCTGGCGGTTCGAGTGGCCCGCTCAGTGGCAGGTGCTCGGGGTCGACTTCGAACCGTTCGGCAAGGACCACGCCGAGGGGTCGTGGCCCTCCGGCGAGGACATCGCCGAGACCGTCCTCGGGATCGATCCGCCCGTCCCCATGACGTACGAGTGGTTCACGCTCAACGGCGAGCCGCTTTCTTCTTCTTCGGGCAACGTCGTCACCGTCGACGAGGTGCTCGAACTCCTCGAACCCGAGGTGTTGCGGTACTTCTTCGTTCGGAACCCCAAGAAGGCGAAGGACTTCGACGTCTCCCGGCTGGACCAACTCGTCGACGAGTTCGACCGCTTCGAGCGCGTCTACTTCGGCGAGGTCGAAGACGAGACTGTCGCCGCGCTCGCCGACCGCGCGTACCCCTTCGTCGTCGACGAGGTGCGGGAAGAGCGGGTCCGGATCCCCTACACGTTCGCGGCCGTGCTCGGGATGACCGACGACCGTGGGTTGCGAGAGCGGATGGCCCGCAACGAGGGCCACATCACCGACGACACGCCCGAGTGGGCGGTCGAGGAGGCGCTCGCGCGGGTCGAACAAGCCCGCGCGTGGGCCGAGCGCATGGACAACGAGTACAACTACCGCCTGCAGGCGGCGTTGCCCGAGGTCGACTTCGACCGGTCGACGGTGAGAGCGCTCGATGCCCTCGCCGACTTCGTCGAGGCGGGACACACGGGCGAGGAGATCCAGGGACAGATGTACGAACTCCCCGAGGAGTGCGGGATCGAGACGGGCGAGTTCTTCGGGGCCGGCTACCGGCTCTTCTTCGACGCCGACTCCGGTCCCCGACTCGGGGAGTTCCTCGGCGAACTCGACCGCGAGTTCGTGGTGCGGCGGCTCCGGCGCGAGGAGTAG
- a CDS encoding site-2 protease family protein, with product MDSAESDAPREALQSVFHLRETHHDGDRVLFYGEALASRGTVIEEVWPAFREAGYEARLATTRSGAEDVVIAEPVSHGPDGVPWKNLGLFVATVLSTLFVGSVAWYYVPLEGIQRNPLLVLQAWPFTAAVLGVLSAHELGHYVVGRYHGVDVSLPYLIPFIFPFGTLGAIIRMRGQMPDRRALFDIGVAGPLAGLAATIVVTVVGLSLAPMTIPARVLQQSGEVIVFNNPPLLDLIAAAIGQPTSYTDPTKTVHPVIIGGWVGMFFTVLNLLPVGQLDGGHMLRAMLGERQETVAALVPLGLFGLAAYLHYGRGLGLNESVGLWAFWGLFATVIAYNGPADPIDETPLDTRRQAIGLLTFALGALCFLLVPIRIMGV from the coding sequence ATGGATTCGGCCGAGTCGGACGCGCCCAGAGAGGCGCTCCAGTCCGTCTTCCACCTCCGCGAGACGCATCACGACGGCGACCGGGTGCTCTTTTACGGCGAGGCGCTCGCCTCGCGCGGGACGGTCATCGAGGAGGTGTGGCCGGCGTTCCGTGAGGCGGGCTACGAGGCCCGCCTGGCGACGACGCGCTCGGGCGCGGAGGACGTCGTCATCGCCGAACCGGTCTCGCACGGCCCGGACGGAGTGCCGTGGAAGAACCTGGGGCTGTTCGTCGCGACGGTGTTGTCGACGCTGTTCGTCGGCAGCGTCGCGTGGTACTACGTTCCGCTCGAAGGGATCCAGCGGAACCCGCTTCTCGTCCTGCAGGCGTGGCCGTTTACCGCCGCGGTCCTGGGCGTGCTCTCTGCGCACGAACTCGGTCACTACGTCGTCGGCCGCTACCACGGCGTCGATGTCTCGCTCCCGTATCTCATCCCGTTCATCTTCCCGTTCGGCACCCTCGGGGCGATCATCCGCATGCGTGGACAGATGCCCGACCGGCGAGCCCTGTTCGACATCGGCGTTGCCGGCCCGCTGGCGGGACTCGCCGCCACGATCGTCGTCACGGTCGTCGGCCTCTCGCTGGCCCCGATGACGATCCCCGCCCGGGTACTCCAACAGAGCGGCGAGGTCATCGTGTTCAACAACCCACCCCTGCTCGACCTCATCGCGGCCGCCATCGGCCAACCGACCAGCTACACCGACCCGACGAAGACGGTCCATCCGGTCATCATCGGCGGCTGGGTCGGGATGTTCTTCACCGTGCTCAACCTCCTCCCCGTCGGGCAACTCGACGGGGGCCACATGCTCCGCGCGATGCTCGGCGAGCGACAGGAGACCGTCGCCGCGCTGGTGCCACTCGGTTTGTTCGGCCTCGCGGCGTACCTCCACTACGGTCGCGGGCTCGGGCTCAACGAATCCGTCGGCCTCTGGGCCTTCTGGGGCCTGTTCGCGACGGTCATCGCCTACAACGGCCCGGCGGACCCGATCGACGAGACGCCGTTGGACACGCGGCGGCAGGCGATCGGGCTGCTCACGTTCGCCCTCGGCGCGCTCTGTTTCCTCCTCGTCCCCATCCGGATCATGGGCGTGTAA
- a CDS encoding DUF7411 family protein → MELALLYSGGKDSTLAALLLDSFYDVTLVTACFGVTDDWRHAREAAGELGYGFERVELDRAVAREAVDRMYDDGYPRNGIQRVHTHALERVAELDVTAVADGTRRDDRVPTVSRAQAQSLEDRHDVDYLSPLSGFGRRAIDRLVERTLDVESGPSAEVPKADYESELRALLADAHGADAVGEVFPDHVQTRVRGLK, encoded by the coding sequence ATGGAGCTGGCCCTGTTGTACAGCGGCGGCAAGGACTCCACGCTGGCTGCACTCCTGCTCGACTCGTTTTACGACGTGACGCTCGTGACCGCGTGTTTCGGCGTCACCGACGACTGGCGGCACGCCCGCGAGGCCGCCGGTGAACTCGGCTACGGCTTCGAGCGCGTCGAACTCGACCGCGCGGTCGCCCGCGAGGCGGTCGACCGGATGTACGACGACGGCTACCCCCGAAACGGGATCCAGCGGGTCCACACCCACGCGCTCGAACGGGTCGCGGAACTGGACGTCACCGCGGTCGCCGACGGCACCCGCCGGGACGACCGCGTCCCGACTGTCTCCCGCGCACAGGCGCAGTCGCTCGAGGACCGCCACGACGTCGACTACCTCTCCCCGCTGTCGGGGTTCGGCCGTCGCGCGATCGACCGGCTCGTCGAGCGCACGCTCGACGTCGAATCCGGACCCAGCGCGGAGGTCCCCAAGGCCGACTACGAGTCCGAACTCCGCGCGCTCCTCGCCGACGCCCACGGAGCCGACGCCGTCGGCGAGGTGTTCCCCGACCACGTCCAGACGCGCGTTCGTGGACTGAAATGA
- a CDS encoding molybdopterin synthase, whose translation MRVFGIAGPEAGRLAARLTSRLDGPVAVVESADTLDRSGTADTYRLTAGGTWGARGSGRSLDDLVDDLAPRYAHAVCVGFEGIGLPTVVLGDAEASDVLLRATEADAVDIDRLLDVLAGVEPHVTLGSLVERVKASPRADRAGAIATFTGRVRAKDAADDPRTTALEFEKYEGVAEERMATICRELEERDGVLDVRMHHRTGVIPDGDDIVFVVVLAGHRGEAFRTVEDGINRLKDEVPLFKKEVTVEDTFWRHER comes from the coding sequence ATGCGAGTATTTGGCATCGCCGGGCCGGAGGCGGGGCGGCTGGCGGCGCGGCTCACGTCCCGGCTCGACGGGCCCGTCGCGGTCGTCGAGTCCGCCGACACGCTCGACCGCTCGGGGACCGCGGACACGTACCGGCTGACCGCCGGGGGGACCTGGGGGGCACGGGGGAGCGGGCGCTCGCTCGACGACCTCGTCGACGATCTCGCCCCCCGGTACGCACACGCGGTGTGTGTCGGTTTCGAGGGGATCGGGCTCCCGACGGTCGTCCTCGGCGACGCGGAGGCGTCCGACGTGCTCCTCCGGGCCACCGAGGCCGACGCGGTCGACATCGACCGACTGCTTGACGTCCTCGCGGGCGTCGAACCGCACGTCACGCTGGGATCGCTCGTCGAACGGGTCAAGGCGTCTCCCCGAGCCGACCGCGCGGGCGCTATCGCCACGTTCACCGGCCGCGTCCGGGCCAAGGACGCCGCCGACGACCCCCGAACCACGGCGCTGGAGTTCGAGAAGTACGAGGGCGTCGCAGAGGAACGCATGGCGACGATCTGCCGCGAACTGGAGGAACGCGACGGCGTCCTCGACGTCAGGATGCACCACCGGACGGGCGTCATCCCCGACGGCGACGACATCGTCTTCGTGGTCGTCCTCGCGGGCCACCGTGGGGAAGCGTTCCGGACCGTCGAGGACGGGATCAACCGTCTCAAAGACGAGGTTCCGCTGTTCAAGAAGGAGGTCACGGTCGAGGACACGTTCTGGCGGCACGAGCGGTAG
- a CDS encoding DUF1326 domain-containing protein: MAVDNQNRWNVKGEFVEACNCSAPCQCLWNEAPDDDECTAALFWHIDEGVYEGADLSDLTVGVLLYDQGLLFDGGWDLVVLMDEQATDEQASGLEEIFMGRAGGVMGAVAELVEDVTDTAVVPISYSKENGHISVVAGDVVAVEADAIDGIEELPGEVSPHPLTSPSMTASTGKSTTATVSFNDEFSWDVSGNNSYFGEFEYGA; encoded by the coding sequence ATGGCAGTAGACAACCAGAACCGGTGGAACGTCAAAGGGGAGTTCGTCGAGGCCTGCAACTGCTCGGCACCGTGTCAGTGCCTGTGGAACGAAGCCCCCGACGACGACGAGTGTACCGCAGCCCTCTTCTGGCACATCGACGAGGGCGTGTACGAGGGAGCCGACCTGAGCGATCTCACGGTGGGCGTCCTCCTCTACGATCAGGGGCTCCTCTTCGATGGGGGGTGGGATCTGGTCGTCCTCATGGACGAGCAAGCGACCGACGAACAGGCGTCGGGGCTCGAAGAGATCTTCATGGGCCGAGCCGGCGGCGTCATGGGTGCCGTCGCCGAACTCGTCGAAGACGTGACGGACACCGCAGTCGTGCCGATCTCCTACTCGAAGGAGAACGGCCACATCTCGGTCGTGGCGGGCGACGTCGTGGCGGTCGAGGCGGACGCCATCGACGGGATCGAAGAGTTACCCGGGGAGGTGTCACCCCATCCGCTCACCTCGCCATCGATGACCGCGTCGACCGGTAAGTCCACGACGGCGACCGTTTCGTTCAACGACGAGTTCTCCTGGGACGTGTCAGGCAACAACTCCTACTTCGGCGAGTTCGAGTACGGGGCGTAA